CAGCGGGATCACAAAGGAGGCCGACGTGACAAGGAAGCAGACCTGAGCCCCGGCCAGCCAGTAAACTCAGAAAAGAACGAGAAAAGAGGACTATAAAACACAtttgcgacacacacacacacacgcaagcctGAATTTACCGGTGGATGACACAACGGGCCCCAGAGCTCTGGCCAGCGCGCCCAGACTGCGCAGGATGCCCATCACTGTGCCTTTCTGACTGGGCGAGCCTGGCGGAAGGAAGCATTGAAAGCGTCGCAAAGGCGTCTCTACCcctacttggaaaaaaaataatcaaacactGACCGTGTTCAGAGACAAGTGTGGAGAGGCACGGGACCACAACCGCTGCCGCtacaatgaagaaaaacaagacaTCGGTTGCATTCATCCCGAatcgaaaagcaaaaaaaacactttcttcgTTCTccgttttgtttcatgttccGGATTTCCCCGTTGCATCATTCCCTCCTCTCGCCCGTCTTCTTCTTTTGATCACGTGAGATTTCCGTCTCGTAGCTGGTGCGATTTCCTCGCTTCTCGACGACGTCCGAAATAAATGGGAAGAGAAGTGCGAGCGATTCTCACCAAAGGAGTAGAGCGCCAAGCCGGCGTAGAGCATGCTGACGTTCCACGAGAGTCCAATGAGAAGAAAGGCCGGGATCAGCGCGGCGATGGCCTGCAAAGAAGAGACAATGGCCAACGCTGCGCACGTCAAGGGAGCCGCGGGGCGGGGCCGGGGGGGCAAAGAACCAAGGCGGCCGGGGTCCGCGTACGTATCGACGTCGCCTCCCCATGGGCCCTGGCGAAATTCAAAGGAGAGCGGCAAAGCTTTTTGCCGTCTCAACGCGCGCGAGTTCGGAATTTGGACCCAAGTCGGAAGGTGCCGCCCTCGTCTCGCCGGAAAGCGGCGACGTATTCACGGCGCCGCCCCGAAAGCCGGGCGTCGGTGAACCGGGGAGCCCCCGAAAGCCCAGCCAAGGCGTCTTTCCCACTCCGAGGTCCTTCTACCGTGCGGACGGCTTTGACGTGGTGTCCCGGTTTGATCCTGCGCGCGTATCCGCCTTGGATGGACGCCATGGCCACGCCCACAAAGAAGAACATCTTTCCTTGCTGCATGCTGTGCGAGGAGAAAAGCAGTCAACAAAGGGAGCAAACACAAGAAGAATGGACGAagcgagcggcggcggcggtggcggcgcaaCCTCGTGAAGCGGAAGCGTTGGTGCGTGAGGAAACTCAGCGTGAACTCCAGGCcggagaagaggaagaggtAGCAGAAATAGACCCGACCCGACGCTCTCAGCCGCTCCATTCCTGTCGGACGAGTTTCAACGCGACTGCGCCAGTGAGTGAGCtgcgtttgaaaagtcaaacttGCGCGACGCGCTCCCTGCGGCTGAGCTTTCTTACTTTCTTCCGAGGGCGGGTCTTTGGTTCGGCTCACGGCGGAGAAGTTGAACAAGGCCGGCGGGCTGAGCAGGTCTCGGAGGTCTCCGAAGCCCGACTGGGAGCCCTGGAACGCAAGGTGAAGAAAAAGCCCATTCCACGGGTCGCCGTCCGACTCCATTGTAGAGcgaggacacccccccccccccccccccactgaccTTGGCAGACGGCGACAGCGTTTCGGGCAGCATGAGCCAAATGAAAAGGAGGTCCGCGGCGCTGAAGGCCAACGCCAGCAACGCCGGCGTCTGGAAGAAGACGTGGCCGTCGGCGCCTTTTGCGGCCAAGTACGCCCCCATCAGAGGTCCCGCCGTGAAGCCCACCGAGAAAGCCACGCCAATCATGGCCTGGAGGACGGAGGGCAGAGGGGGGAGCGCGCAAGAAAGTCGGCGGGCCGGCCGCGGGCGCAGGTGCCGCCGAGGCGCTTACCATCCCGCGGGCGCGAGCTTTGGGGTCGGCCATGTCGGCCACCACGGCGGTGCAGAGGCCCACGTTGCCCTTGCACACTCCGCCCACCACCCGGAACAAAAGGAAGACGGCGAAGCTCCGGGACAGCGCCCACAGCGCGTAGGCGCCCATCATCCCCACCTGCGCGCACGGCCACCGCTCACTACGCGCTAAAAAGACcaaggggccggatttggcccgcgggccctaGTTTGCCCACCCTCCGATCTAAGCTCAGTCACGCGGACGCGACACTCACGGTAGTCAGGAGGAGTAAAGGTCGCCTGCCGTAGCGATCCGACAGAGCTCCGGTGATGGGGGACGACACAAACTGCAGCAGGGAGAAGACGGAGCCGATCAGACCTGAAGAGCACAAGGACCCGTTGAGGCAAACGCTCCGAACGCGTGGGGGGGTGGCCCCACAAACGCCGAAAGGTGCCTTGGGGTTTTCTTTCATGGTCGTCAAAGAGCGCGGCGACCGTCTTGCCGGCCGTTCCGGCGCTTCCGCTAcgtgccccccccgccccgtggTATTGCCAAAACGCGCCGTGGCGTTTGCAAGATGGAGATCATTGCCGTACCGAACGAGTACTTTGAGAAACCGACATTTTGAGGATCGAGTGATTCTttcatgccacaaaatggccgccggctCAATGTCTTCTTCTTGAATGAATTGAAACAAGTTACGTCTTGAACGTCCCCCGATTGCGAGCATGCGATGATTGGACATGGTCTTCATTGATTGCACGTTCCGTTCTCGCAAAGATGATATTTTTGCAGCCCCCGCCCGTTTCGATAAATggccggggggaaaaaaaagacgagctACCGTGGCGAGAGCATCACGGGATGTGTACCGGAAGAAGCCGTCAAACAATCGCCGTGaatgcaattgaaaaaaaaaaaagagagacgggGGGGTCGTTCATCGGAATACCTCCGAACAGGACGCTGTTGTACTTCTTTTCCATGGGAATCCCGAGCGCCTCTCTGAAGACGTCCACGGCGCTCTGCAGCGACTGATAGGCGGCGTCCTGTCACACAAGCAAGCGCGAGAAAGATGGAGCCAGAAAGCAGGCTCATTTTCAACAAATTTGCGTCACCAGTTCCTGGCTGTGCCACGCTGGCTGatatttttcttgcttttttggaACAGCACGTGGGAAAGTCCTTTCGGCGTCACGTCGCGTTGCGAAATCTAGGACGAGGCGTTCCCACAGAGTGGGGAGCACACATTTCGCTACTTGCACTTGGCGTCCAAATCTCCTGGAAAGCTTTGACGGCTCGTAAAACGGAGGAAGGATGGCCCACCCACCCCGGCGAAGGCGTAGTGGTCCAGGATGGACGGCAGCAGAGGCAGGATGAGGGTGAACGCCAGCAGGTCCAGCAGCAAGAGGACAAAGACCGCGCAGGTCACCCTTGACGAGGACGGCGCCGCCTCCCTGGACGCTTTGCTCGCACGTGACATCATTCCTCACGTTGGTCTCGCTGGGAAAACGTCTGGAGGACAACGTAGAAAACAGAACCGGGAAAAATGACAGAAGGctccaaaatggatgcttgGACCTCCCGTCCGTAAATGGAGCCCGTTCAATTCGCACgggttgtattctttggcattttgaaAGCGTATCAAGTTCTGTGCGTACTGTTGGATCGCAATCGGAATCTGGTCGATTGGCCCCGTACTTTTGTCAAACAACGAAGCCATCCACTTTCCCACTTTCGCAACGGAGGGAGAGCGAACGGGAAGCCCACACCAGGGCGGCCTGAAATGGGCCTTTACAaggtgtgcctttaaggggcgcgGCCTGCTCAGGAGCCCAAGTTGGCTTGAAGCCTGCGTGCAAGTGCGAGGACCTATCTGGGCCCGCGGCAGCTCCTTGCAAGTGTTCTCGTGGGCATTTTGACGGTCCAAGAAGTTCATCGCCTGACAGACGCGAGTCGCAAAGCAAGAACAAAATGTGCGCAAGTGGTACGTGACAGGTTAGGTTAGGTGGAAAGGGGTTAGGCCGTGACAAAAACGGGCGAGGCGTTCCAAAaagtcaccccccgccccccccccaccgcgtCTCATTCTTGTGAAGGAGCGCTTCCTTCTTCAGTCGACAGAACGACTACGAGCAAGAACAAACCCAAATGTCGAGAAGTGTGAAAAAAGTGGAGCGGCGTGCATTCGATCGCACCGCGATTTCACACGGTTGTCCGTAGCAGGAAACAAAAGGCCGTCAAGGCGTTCGTCAATCGAACGGGAGCCTCTTCCGAGTTCCGCCGACGTCGTTCAGCATCTCGAGCGCCCCCCGCGCCCCCTCGACGACGGCGCGCGGACACCGACGACTATTTGCTCCTACTTACGCTATGGGCGCGCGACGACGACTTGGCTCTCCGCTCGAACCCCGCGGGCTCTCCCGCCGATTGTGGTGAGGAAAGTGCGAACCAGGAAGCGGCGTCGGTTTACTTTCGAAGGACGCCGCGAGTGTGTCGTCATCGTGCGCTCTCCAAACGAGGCGTGACCAAGTTGGAATTTCCAGCTTCTGTGGGTGGAAAACTCGGCTGAAAGAGTGCACTGTGGCAACACCGAGTTCACGAAAGGCGCATTCTCAAGCGACTCTACAGCCGCGTCGTCCCTCGTCGCCGTTACAAACGTtcggaacaacaacaaccccaacGCAACGTTCAGAAAACCTCGGACTTTTCGACATTCCGCCGAGCGCGCTTTGTATCGTTTGGAAATTCCTACCGTTGATGGTCGTGCTTATGTTTCACATAAGCTTACGTGTATTTGCCGGCTCCGACCAAATAAACCCAATCAGAGGTAAATCATCCGCTGCCAAAGCCTCATGATCATACTGAAAATCAGAATCCTACGGAAAAGCACACCGATcatgagacaaaaacaaaacgtcaaAGACAATTCCAAGTAATCGGATGtacaaaacatttattcaaTGACTGAATATATAAATCGACTCAGATAAAACCAAGTAAATGTCCTCGAagaacaacgacaaaaaaacacaccaagaaGGCACAAAGTCCTGCAGCACCTGAATGCAACAtgagttgaggtttttttttttcggtccatcaaaaacaaagactttttgccttttttataCAGTAGTCCTACAATGTTCACATGGAAAAAgcactaaaagaaaaaaaagaatcagacATTTAACAGCTGTTTTCCAAAGCTATCCAAACCAAACCgtcttaaaaaaatgtcagtccTTTAGAAAACGGTTAAAATgtagaaaatctttttttttttgtccacggcAGCGAGTCCGAAATGTGAGTGATGTTGTGATATGTCGTCGAAATATTGCTGGCCTACATTCCGTGGCGAGAGGCGTGACGCCGCATCTCTTCTTTGCTTCGGAGGTTCCGTCCACATAGGCTGCAAGAGAACGTCAAGTCCACGCCTGCGACCGcaccaaaagacaaaaatttttttttaaaaaggacatcTCAGACTATACGTGGCCGAAGCTTATGACGACACGCTTGTTTTTGGGGCTCCTTTTTACCTTTGAGCTGAGAAAAGCGGTCCACCTTGAGCCGCTTCTGCCCTTCGCGGTCTGGTCCGTCTTCCTCTTTGAGCGCTTGGCAGATCTTCCTTTTGTGGGCTTTGTCATCTCGGGGCGGCTCCGAGAAGCCGCCCGCAAGCGGGGCCGACATTTCCCTCTTGAGCGTCTTTTTGGCCGCTTTTCCGGAGCTTTCCGAgaagcccgcgcggggctcctCCCCGCTTGAGAAACTGCGCGTGGCGCCGACCTCGTCCGGCCGCGGGGCGTCCTCCTCCACGTTCGGCGTTTGCAGTTTGGAGCCGTGCGCCTTTTCGTGCCGTTTCTCGGCTCCgccctcgtcgtcgtcgtggtccGCCTCCTCTTTTTTATGTCGGTTCTCCGGCAGAGGAATACGAGCATCATCGCCCGGGGTGGCATCACTTTGCCGCTCCCGTTTAAAAGCGGGCGTCTCGCCGAGGCGGTTCTCAGGGTTGCCGCTTACGTTCCCGTCGTCCGCCTCCTCCGCGCGGCTGAAAAAGTCTCGGGCGTTGTCGTGGTCGAGCCTCTGTT
This sequence is a window from Hippocampus zosterae strain Florida chromosome 6, ASM2543408v3, whole genome shotgun sequence. Protein-coding genes within it:
- the mfsd10 gene encoding major facilitator superfamily domain-containing protein 10, which gives rise to MMSRASKASREAAPSSSRVTCAVFVLLLLDLLAFTLILPLLPSILDHYAFAGDAAYQSLQSAVDVFREALGIPMEKKYNSVLFGGLIGSVFSLLQFVSSPITGALSDRYGRRPLLLLTTVGMMGAYALWALSRSFAVFLLFRVVGGVCKGNVGLCTAVVADMADPKARARGMAMIGVAFSVGFTAGPLMGAYLAAKGADGHVFFQTPALLALAFSAADLLFIWLMLPETLSPSAKGSQSGFGDLRDLLSPPALFNFSAVSRTKDPPSEERMERLRASGRVYFCYLFLFSGLEFTLSFLTHQRFRFTSMQQGKMFFFVGVAMASIQGGYARRIKPGHHVKAVRTAIAALIPAFLLIGLSWNVSMLYAGLALYSFAAAVVVPCLSTLVSEHGSPSQKGTVMGILRSLGALARALGPVVSSTVYWLAGAQVCFLVTSASFVIPLILLRGA